From a region of the Candidatus Brocadia sp. genome:
- a CDS encoding F0F1 ATP synthase subunit gamma, translating into MFSSLDIEKKMRALYTIEDIVSAMKAYAGVTIRRTDDLVQNIRAYENNLLLAMADIITYYPEVSVKEQNKGKRILAAFGSSQGLCGSFNEKMVDVISRVVTGNDILFVIGKRLKLSLELKHITYGDDSDSVASINGIQSALKETVSKIMNIYRKDEYYNLTLVFTYIFEKKAEISVEQILPPDIRKVSVLSPTRIPPFTYLKPAIIFEKILEELLFISLYRGYMESLRSENWYRLRSMEGASEALKRQLSNLTSMQMYTRQEEITEEMLEILGSGMFFTK; encoded by the coding sequence GTGTTTTCTTCTCTGGATATTGAAAAAAAGATGAGGGCGCTCTATACCATAGAAGATATCGTCAGCGCAATGAAAGCATACGCCGGGGTCACAATAAGAAGGACCGATGATCTCGTGCAGAATATAAGGGCGTATGAAAATAACCTGCTCTTGGCGATGGCTGATATTATAACATATTACCCGGAAGTATCCGTAAAGGAACAAAACAAGGGAAAAAGAATTCTTGCAGCCTTCGGATCCTCACAGGGGTTATGCGGTTCTTTTAACGAAAAAATGGTTGATGTCATTTCCAGGGTAGTTACCGGCAATGATATCCTGTTTGTTATTGGAAAGCGGCTAAAATTGTCCCTGGAATTAAAACACATAACATACGGAGACGATAGCGATTCAGTAGCAAGCATTAATGGGATACAATCGGCTTTGAAAGAGACGGTTTCAAAAATAATGAATATCTACCGTAAAGACGAGTACTATAACCTTACCCTCGTCTTTACCTATATTTTTGAGAAAAAGGCCGAGATTTCCGTGGAACAAATCCTTCCCCCTGATATTCGTAAGGTGAGCGTTTTAAGCCCGACCAGGATTCCACCTTTCACCTATCTTAAGCCAGCAATAATTTTTGAAAAAATCCTGGAAGAATTATTGTTTATCAGTCTCTATAGAGGCTATATGGAGTCGCTCCGAAGCGAGAACTGGTATCGGTTGAGAAGTATGGAAGGCGCATCCGAAGCCCTTAAAAGGCAGCTTTCGAATCTTACTTCCATGCAGATGTATACCAGACAGGAAGAAATTACGGAAGAAATGCTTGAGATACTGGGAAGCGGGATGTTTTTTACGAAATAG
- a CDS encoding TIGR00730 family Rossman fold protein yields the protein MNHPDRSIAAEPAYHNQIFLDSDDGRPLRILAEYLEPLYRLRREGIYDTIVFFGSARMKEDGPLGQYYKDARLLARLLTEWSRGLSGSRRFVICSGGGGGIMEAANRGAADADGSTIGFNIGLPYEQRPNPYVTPSLLFEFHYFFMRKLWFSHLARAIIVFPGGFGTLDEFMEMLTLAQTEKIDRDILILLYGTEYWKEVINFDSLVKHGMINAEDLNLIHRVDTVQAAFEVLKNCLPKEKEGVCPAIAKAKFSKPRKEDTKHGFS from the coding sequence ATGAACCACCCTGATAGATCAATTGCTGCTGAACCGGCTTATCATAATCAGATATTTCTCGACAGCGACGACGGAAGGCCTCTTCGCATTCTGGCAGAATACCTTGAGCCTCTTTACCGGCTTCGGCGAGAAGGAATCTATGACACCATTGTTTTTTTTGGCTCTGCCCGAATGAAGGAAGACGGGCCGCTCGGACAGTACTACAAAGATGCGCGCTTGTTGGCACGGCTTCTGACCGAATGGTCACGCGGTCTTTCTGGTTCAAGGCGATTTGTGATCTGTTCTGGCGGAGGAGGCGGTATCATGGAGGCGGCGAACCGCGGCGCTGCGGATGCAGACGGCAGCACTATCGGATTCAATATTGGCCTGCCTTACGAACAGCGCCCTAACCCCTATGTCACTCCATCGCTCCTATTTGAGTTTCACTACTTTTTCATGCGCAAACTATGGTTTTCGCATCTGGCGCGGGCGATTATTGTGTTTCCCGGAGGGTTCGGCACTCTGGATGAGTTTATGGAGATGCTCACGCTTGCACAAACGGAAAAGATTGACCGGGATATTCTCATTCTTCTCTACGGCACGGAATACTGGAAAGAAGTAATCAATTTCGACTCCCTCGTGAAGCACGGAATGATCAATGCAGAAGATCTGAATCTGATTCATCGTGTGGATACTGTTCAAGCCGCCTTTGAAGTTCTCAAAAATTGTCTGCCGAAAGAAAAAGAAGGGGTTTGCCCCGCGATTGCAAAGGCGAAGTTTTCAAAACCGCGGAAGGAAGATACAAAGCATGGCTTTAGTTAA
- the glgP gene encoding alpha-glucan family phosphorylase has translation MTDQIQDKFKYIPDRISGLVELAYNLWWSWHPEARMLFKMLDRATWKISIHNPVKTLHEVDKKILNETVRDQKFLRHYDAVMARFKSDMITNGGWFSHNISDPNILPIAYFSAEYGLHHSLPFYAGGLGFLAGDFIKECSDLKVPLVAVGFMYPGGYLKQRIKPDGWQVSESEILDRENAPIYRIFDSKGNRLVVKVPFIDPPIYVEVWKVQVGKVSLYLMDTDIDVNDPWNRDISDRLYSGGQELRLRQEIILGIGGAQVLNTLGIKHSVLHLNEGHPAFAILERIRERVESGMKYQDALDQVKATTVFTTHTPVPAGHDVFPFPLMEKYFSAYWPVLGLDRDTFFNLGINPEAPNAGFNMTAFALRMSSYHNGVSKKHGEVAKRMWKSLWPDIPEEKTPIDYITNGIHVPTWIEPKVQFLFNKYLGYNWLADHDDRDIWKLIYDIPDEELWNIHSWLKMKLIINIRERARRRWHNDKADTQIIIASGVLLDPNILTLGFARRFATYKRATLILHNIERLRNMLNDLRRPVQIIFAGKAHPDDNPGKQLLQQIFNAAKDPSFGGRIVFVEDYDEQLAQYLVHGVDIWLNNPLPPLEASGTSGMKASLNGVPQLSILDGWWLEGFNGKNGWGFGGSADNSENRNVADSDALYTLLENEIIPTYYRVDDAGVPRDWVKVMKEAIESTSPLFSARRMVKEYAIKFYQNALKSV, from the coding sequence ATGACAGATCAGATTCAAGATAAATTTAAATACATCCCGGATAGGATTTCAGGTCTCGTTGAATTAGCGTACAATCTCTGGTGGAGCTGGCATCCTGAGGCAAGGATGCTTTTCAAGATGCTCGATCGCGCCACATGGAAGATAAGCATACACAACCCCGTAAAAACGCTTCATGAAGTTGATAAAAAAATCCTGAATGAAACCGTGCGTGATCAAAAGTTCCTCAGGCATTACGACGCAGTTATGGCACGATTCAAATCCGATATGATTACAAACGGCGGTTGGTTCTCTCATAATATTTCTGATCCCAACATATTGCCTATTGCCTACTTTTCTGCTGAATACGGCCTTCACCATTCCCTCCCTTTTTATGCAGGAGGCCTCGGTTTTCTTGCAGGAGACTTTATAAAGGAATGTAGCGATCTTAAAGTGCCTTTGGTAGCGGTTGGATTTATGTATCCGGGCGGATATTTGAAGCAACGAATTAAACCTGACGGATGGCAGGTAAGCGAAAGTGAAATACTGGACAGGGAAAATGCCCCAATTTATCGTATATTTGATAGCAAAGGAAACCGTCTGGTAGTGAAAGTGCCCTTTATCGACCCCCCTATCTATGTTGAAGTCTGGAAGGTTCAGGTTGGCAAGGTATCCCTGTATCTGATGGATACGGACATCGACGTGAATGACCCTTGGAACCGCGACATCTCAGACCGTTTATACAGCGGAGGGCAGGAGCTTCGGTTAAGACAGGAAATTATCCTGGGAATAGGCGGTGCACAAGTGCTCAATACGCTTGGGATAAAACACTCCGTCCTTCATTTAAACGAGGGCCATCCGGCCTTTGCCATCCTTGAAAGAATCAGAGAAAGGGTTGAAAGTGGCATGAAATACCAGGATGCCCTTGATCAGGTGAAGGCAACGACGGTATTTACCACCCACACCCCGGTACCGGCAGGTCATGACGTGTTCCCCTTTCCGTTGATGGAAAAGTATTTTAGCGCCTATTGGCCCGTGCTTGGACTAGATCGTGATACTTTTTTCAACCTGGGAATTAATCCCGAAGCGCCAAATGCAGGATTTAATATGACTGCATTCGCGCTCAGAATGTCCTCCTATCACAACGGCGTAAGTAAAAAACATGGAGAAGTTGCGAAACGGATGTGGAAATCTCTCTGGCCGGATATCCCGGAAGAAAAAACACCTATTGATTACATTACGAATGGAATTCACGTCCCAACCTGGATTGAGCCGAAAGTGCAATTTCTTTTCAACAAATATTTGGGATACAACTGGTTGGCAGACCACGATGACCGGGATATCTGGAAACTCATCTATGACATTCCGGATGAAGAACTATGGAACATCCATTCCTGGTTAAAGATGAAATTAATAATAAATATCCGGGAAAGGGCAAGAAGAAGATGGCACAATGATAAGGCAGACACACAGATAATTATCGCTTCAGGAGTACTCCTTGACCCCAATATATTGACACTGGGTTTTGCCCGAAGATTTGCCACCTATAAGAGGGCCACATTAATTTTGCACAATATTGAGCGCCTCAGGAATATGCTTAATGATCTCCGGAGACCCGTACAGATTATCTTTGCGGGAAAGGCCCATCCCGACGATAACCCCGGAAAACAGCTTTTGCAACAAATATTTAATGCGGCAAAGGACCCGTCTTTCGGTGGCCGAATAGTTTTCGTTGAGGACTACGACGAACAATTAGCGCAATATCTTGTGCACGGTGTTGATATATGGCTGAACAATCCTCTTCCGCCGCTTGAAGCATCTGGCACAAGTGGAATGAAGGCGTCTCTGAACGGCGTCCCCCAACTGAGCATTCTCGACGGTTGGTGGTTAGAAGGGTTCAATGGTAAAAATGGCTGGGGCTTTGGTGGTAGTGCCGATAATAGTGAAAACAGGAATGTCGCCGACTCCGATGCCTTGTATACACTCCTGGAGAATGAAATAATCCCAACCTATTATCGTGTCGATGATGCCGGAGTGCCTCGTGATTGGGTTAAGGTTATGAAAGAAGCGATAGAAAGCACTTCCCCCCTATTCAGCGCCCGGAGAATGGTGAAGGAATATGCGATAAAGTTCTACCAAAACGCATTGAAATCGGTATAA
- a CDS encoding carboxypeptidase-like regulatory domain-containing protein produces the protein MMRKICVSVMALFCVVKTLYAFETGTLRGRVIDGFGKPVPSAAIEALSDGSKSKTTSDAAGVFSVNYNPGNIKLTFAKDGYVPAYIPFSLDEKTDLSVDDITLWKIPPRGGLFVVGEGDYIEIKKAEYYFESSSKERRFYVRGSPTVIKGQALRIIDFQVDNPLVIGKTLYQVDAKDSVGSIIFYPSQKYVLNKEDDSYSKIADNMGIRKVNLPPGRYFYCTGEITIRSKVGNGFLFEVTS, from the coding sequence ATGATGAGAAAAATATGTGTTTCTGTAATGGCTCTTTTTTGTGTCGTAAAGACCTTGTATGCGTTTGAGACTGGCACCCTTCGCGGAAGGGTTATTGATGGCTTTGGCAAGCCCGTTCCCTCGGCAGCTATTGAGGCCTTGTCCGACGGCTCAAAATCAAAAACCACTTCTGATGCAGCAGGGGTATTTTCTGTTAATTATAATCCTGGTAATATTAAACTTACCTTTGCCAAGGACGGGTATGTCCCTGCGTATATACCATTTTCCCTTGATGAAAAAACAGATCTTTCCGTCGATGATATTACGCTATGGAAGATACCGCCTCGGGGTGGACTTTTTGTTGTCGGGGAAGGTGATTATATAGAAATCAAGAAGGCGGAATATTATTTTGAAAGCAGCAGTAAGGAAAGACGTTTTTACGTAAGAGGCTCGCCTACGGTGATTAAAGGACAAGCCTTGAGGATCATCGATTTTCAAGTAGACAATCCCCTGGTCATTGGAAAGACGCTGTATCAGGTAGACGCAAAAGATTCCGTGGGCAGTATAATCTTTTACCCTTCACAAAAATATGTACTGAATAAGGAAGATGATTCCTACTCGAAGATTGCTGATAATATGGGTATCAGAAAGGTAAATCTGCCGCCGGGACGGTATTTTTACTGTACGGGGGAGATTACCATACGATCAAAAGTCGGGAACGGGTTTCTCTTTGAGGTAACATCCTAA
- a CDS encoding class I SAM-dependent methyltransferase, whose protein sequence is MSEHIKKVYSFYSWIYDAFFGRIFEHGRYVAFHMMDAKANETILEVGVGTGLSLPLYARNVKVVGVDISQEMLDKAERKKQHYRLSNVDLYTMDASSMSFPNDTFDKVIASHVITVVPDPLRTLNEIKRVCKKEGEIFLLNYTGCNNKVIASFEKFISPFRDKMGLGKHVDLDELLRCANLSVLSERRVNFLEMCRLIKCKDTSALP, encoded by the coding sequence ATGAGTGAGCATATTAAAAAAGTATATTCTTTTTACTCGTGGATTTATGATGCCTTTTTTGGGAGAATTTTTGAACATGGCCGGTATGTAGCCTTTCACATGATGGATGCGAAGGCCAATGAAACCATACTGGAAGTTGGCGTGGGGACTGGGTTGTCGCTGCCTCTCTATGCAAGGAATGTCAAGGTCGTTGGGGTAGACATTAGCCAGGAAATGCTGGACAAAGCAGAACGAAAAAAACAGCATTACCGTTTATCCAATGTGGATCTCTACACTATGGATGCTTCATCCATGAGTTTCCCGAACGATACCTTTGATAAAGTCATCGCCTCGCATGTAATCACCGTAGTACCTGATCCCCTGCGGACTTTAAACGAGATAAAAAGAGTTTGCAAAAAGGAGGGTGAAATTTTTCTCTTGAATTATACGGGTTGCAACAACAAAGTGATTGCAAGCTTCGAGAAATTTATTTCTCCTTTCAGAGATAAAATGGGTTTAGGGAAGCACGTCGATTTAGACGAACTATTGCGGTGCGCCAACCTCTCGGTGCTCTCCGAACGCCGGGTCAATTTTTTGGAGATGTGCCGGCTTATAAAATGTAAAGATACTTCCGCCCTTCCTTAA
- the dacB gene encoding D-alanyl-D-alanine carboxypeptidase/D-alanyl-D-alanine-endopeptidase codes for MWCWRSNYVTIFAFFAVTCLFFTAISEAKIAGSHDLNKRLQVFLKNPSLKNVSCGVSIVSVTKNDSLFNYRNNDLFSVASNMKLLTTAAALEYLGPDFEYRTTVCARGIIADSGELRGDLIIKGGGDPNLSGRFYNGNIMAIPESWACAVKKRGIQVIAGDIIADDRIFDRAYTHPNWPENQLSEWYCAPSCGLSFNDNCIDITLVPDKRPGKAVRLFVEPRTSYFTIRNTCIYTSDKKEHRYAISRKPGTNEIVIKGKFWVNASPEKTWVSVHNPALYLATVLKETLEKNGVAVKGSVRLIDENDSFDEEGEPIIQTTSTMRQTILVTNKQSQNFYAEQIMKTLGAQIKGRGTSEAGIEVVREFMGKIGFRPGEYYIDDGCGLSKGNRLSPEMLTTLLAYMSKHSYGKVLLDSLPTSGIDGGLRRRMDAPKYRSRIRAKTGYIARTSTLSGYIDTTQGDVFAFSILMNNFSNLKAMQKIQDGICQAIVDCYQ; via the coding sequence ATGTGGTGTTGGCGATCCAACTATGTAACTATCTTTGCGTTTTTCGCAGTAACCTGCTTGTTTTTTACTGCAATTTCAGAAGCAAAGATAGCCGGTTCTCACGACCTCAACAAACGCCTCCAAGTGTTTTTAAAAAATCCATCCCTGAAAAACGTATCGTGTGGCGTGAGCATTGTGTCCGTTACGAAAAACGACTCTTTATTCAATTACCGGAACAATGATTTATTCAGTGTTGCTTCGAACATGAAGCTGCTTACCACAGCTGCTGCTTTAGAATATCTCGGTCCTGATTTTGAATACAGAACAACGGTTTGTGCCCGTGGCATCATAGCGGACTCGGGTGAGCTTCGCGGGGATCTTATCATCAAGGGTGGTGGCGATCCGAATCTGTCGGGACGGTTTTATAATGGCAACATCATGGCCATACCGGAATCATGGGCTTGTGCTGTTAAAAAGAGAGGGATTCAGGTCATTGCCGGTGACATTATAGCGGATGACAGAATATTTGATCGCGCCTATACGCATCCAAATTGGCCGGAAAACCAATTGTCAGAATGGTATTGTGCTCCCAGTTGCGGTTTATCATTTAATGATAACTGTATCGATATCACCCTTGTTCCTGATAAACGACCAGGTAAAGCTGTGCGGCTTTTCGTTGAGCCTCGTACCTCGTATTTTACCATCCGCAATACCTGTATTTATACCTCTGACAAAAAGGAGCACCGTTATGCGATCTCCCGGAAACCAGGAACAAATGAAATAGTGATCAAGGGGAAGTTTTGGGTCAATGCATCTCCTGAGAAGACATGGGTGAGTGTTCATAATCCCGCCCTGTATCTCGCAACCGTCTTGAAGGAGACTCTTGAGAAAAATGGTGTTGCCGTGAAGGGAAGCGTCCGGTTGATTGATGAGAACGATTCTTTTGACGAAGAGGGAGAACCCATTATCCAAACCACCTCAACGATGAGACAAACAATCCTGGTGACAAACAAACAAAGCCAGAACTTTTATGCCGAACAAATAATGAAAACCCTGGGGGCGCAGATAAAAGGGCGGGGTACGTCAGAAGCCGGGATAGAGGTTGTCCGGGAGTTTATGGGCAAAATCGGGTTTCGCCCCGGGGAATATTATATTGATGATGGCTGCGGTTTATCGAAAGGCAATCGGCTTTCACCGGAAATGCTAACCACCCTGCTTGCGTATATGAGCAAACATTCATATGGAAAGGTGCTGCTGGACTCTTTGCCTACTTCAGGGATAGACGGAGGATTGCGGCGCCGGATGGATGCCCCGAAATATCGGAGTAGAATTCGCGCAAAGACGGGGTACATTGCAAGGACATCTACGCTTTCCGGGTATATTGACACCACACAGGGAGACGTGTTTGCGTTTTCAATTCTTATGAATAATTTTAGCAATCTCAAAGCGATGCAGAAGATACAGGATGGTATTTGTCAGGCGATAGTGGATTGCTATCAGTAG
- a CDS encoding response regulator → MPSARILIVEDERQTVDTLRDLFEQHGYETEVALSKQVALAILQERKMDLVLISTTVQEISGIEILYEMRRIIPNIPVIVMGNQKSKRIESSFLKAGTNIFVVKPLESAFILQTIENLLKARCAPMVTKKTRPYSKSRK, encoded by the coding sequence ATGCCTTCTGCAAGAATATTAATCGTAGAAGACGAACGTCAAACGGTAGATACCTTACGGGATCTGTTTGAACAGCACGGTTACGAAACGGAAGTCGCTCTGAGCAAACAAGTGGCATTAGCCATTCTTCAGGAAAGAAAAATGGATCTTGTCCTGATCAGCACAACGGTTCAGGAGATTTCTGGTATAGAAATTTTATATGAAATGAGAAGGATAATTCCAAACATACCGGTTATTGTAATGGGCAACCAAAAATCAAAGCGTATTGAGTCGTCTTTTCTAAAAGCGGGTACCAATATTTTTGTTGTGAAGCCATTAGAATCGGCTTTTATCTTGCAAACGATTGAGAATTTGTTGAAAGCGCGGTGTGCGCCTATGGTGACAAAAAAAACAAGACCGTACTCAAAGAGCAGGAAATAA
- the smpB gene encoding SsrA-binding protein SmpB: MEIIAKNRKAYFQYEILEKFETGIVLTGTEVKSIRNKDVSINESYAHVDNGEVFMHEMHIGHYKQGNRQNHEPKRIRKLLLHKREINKIIGKVKQKGYTMVPLSLYYKEGRVKAELALVRGKTTIDKREDIKKRTIEREIQRAMR; the protein is encoded by the coding sequence ATGGAAATTATTGCGAAGAACAGGAAGGCATATTTTCAATATGAAATCCTGGAAAAGTTTGAGACAGGTATTGTGCTTACCGGAACGGAGGTTAAATCAATACGAAATAAGGACGTAAGTATCAACGAGAGTTATGCCCACGTCGATAACGGGGAGGTTTTTATGCATGAGATGCATATCGGGCACTACAAGCAGGGAAACAGGCAAAATCATGAGCCGAAGAGGATAAGAAAGCTTCTTTTACATAAAAGAGAGATCAACAAGATAATCGGGAAGGTTAAGCAAAAAGGATATACGATGGTGCCTTTATCGCTCTATTACAAGGAAGGACGGGTAAAGGCGGAACTTGCCCTGGTAAGAGGAAAGACGACTATCGATAAACGGGAAGATATCAAGAAGCGTACCATCGAAAGAGAAATCCAGAGGGCTATGCGGTAA
- a CDS encoding nucleoside-diphosphate kinase encodes MADELTYALITPYSLLKSRTGGILGRLLSLSNLDFVGATMFAPSDAFVDKYAATIEEQDCKPAWKKVMKDYINSNFRKVNKFGITNRMVLLFFRGPRALEKLKDEVIGPITSFQGHTIRGSFGDFVESSDGKIEYFEPAVVSAADHRTNDKQLALFAEYLSSDGGVLEDIVKFSEGVKAETTLVILKPFEEQSPLPGNMIDMFSRTGLFIVGVKLLRMSINQADEFYGPLINIFREKLKPKPEKIAGKLRESFQSVFTFEVPNAIVNSHAEQLSEQLKDMNAMNEFNKIVQYMTGLDPVKSSPADKKKPGTARCLALLYRGPDAISKIRNILGPTDSKKGEPGKVRRIYGEDIMKNAAHASDAVENAEHERKIIGLWDNTSADELKEMIQSYLRTK; translated from the coding sequence ATGGCGGACGAATTGACTTATGCATTGATTACCCCCTACAGCCTTTTAAAGAGTCGTACCGGCGGCATTTTAGGCCGTTTGCTTTCATTGTCAAATCTGGATTTTGTCGGGGCAACCATGTTTGCGCCAAGCGATGCCTTTGTTGATAAATATGCTGCTACCATTGAGGAACAAGACTGCAAACCGGCCTGGAAAAAAGTCATGAAAGATTATATCAACAGCAATTTCCGGAAGGTAAACAAGTTTGGCATTACGAACCGGATGGTATTGCTCTTCTTTCGGGGTCCCCGCGCCCTTGAAAAGTTGAAGGATGAAGTGATCGGGCCTATTACCAGCTTTCAGGGGCATACCATTCGGGGAAGCTTTGGGGACTTTGTGGAGAGTTCGGATGGTAAAATAGAATATTTTGAGCCGGCGGTAGTGTCTGCCGCAGACCATCGCACCAACGACAAACAATTGGCCTTATTTGCTGAATATTTGTCAAGCGATGGGGGAGTTTTAGAGGATATTGTAAAGTTTTCCGAAGGGGTGAAGGCTGAAACAACCCTGGTTATTCTCAAGCCTTTTGAGGAACAAAGTCCATTGCCGGGAAATATGATTGATATGTTTTCAAGAACGGGTTTGTTTATTGTCGGGGTAAAGCTTTTGAGGATGAGCATTAACCAGGCAGATGAATTTTACGGCCCGTTAATCAATATCTTTCGTGAAAAACTCAAGCCCAAACCAGAAAAGATTGCTGGAAAGCTCAGGGAAAGTTTTCAGTCTGTCTTTACCTTCGAAGTGCCAAACGCGATTGTGAATAGTCACGCGGAACAATTATCAGAACAGCTTAAAGATATGAACGCTATGAACGAATTCAACAAGATCGTGCAGTATATGACGGGGTTGGACCCGGTAAAGTCAAGTCCGGCGGATAAGAAAAAACCAGGCACTGCCCGTTGTCTTGCCTTGTTGTATCGTGGCCCGGACGCCATTTCCAAGATACGGAATATCCTCGGCCCCACAGACTCAAAGAAGGGCGAACCAGGCAAGGTCCGCAGGATTTATGGGGAAGACATCATGAAGAACGCAGCGCACGCCTCAGATGCCGTAGAAAATGCCGAACACGAACGAAAGATTATCGGGTTGTGGGATAACACGAGCGCCGATGAGCTGAAAGAGATGATCCAAAGTTATTTGCGAACAAAGTGA
- a CDS encoding MBL fold metallo-hydrolase: protein MLIHKINVGPLQVCCYIVADQGVAEAMVIDPGADAEVIIGFLKKHRLFLKYIVITHGHGDHIGANAELKKAFPDVHICVHEADQDMLPYPAKNLSILAAFYGGTTVRSPVPDRLLKDGDTVAVGNYAFKIIHTPGHSPGGICLYYSNPEDKNPPVLFSGDTLFKEGVGRTDFPGCSEKKLIHAIKERLFVLDERTIVYPGHGPSTTIAEEKKNNPFVTEVTLHG from the coding sequence ATGCTGATACATAAGATAAACGTAGGACCTTTGCAGGTATGCTGCTACATTGTGGCAGATCAGGGCGTCGCTGAGGCGATGGTTATTGATCCTGGCGCAGATGCGGAAGTGATTATTGGTTTTTTGAAAAAGCATCGCCTGTTTCTGAAATATATTGTCATCACCCATGGACATGGCGACCATATTGGCGCCAACGCCGAACTAAAAAAAGCCTTTCCTGATGTGCACATCTGTGTCCACGAGGCAGATCAGGATATGCTTCCTTATCCGGCAAAAAATCTTTCCATCCTCGCCGCTTTTTATGGAGGCACAACGGTGCGGTCGCCTGTTCCAGACCGCTTGCTGAAAGACGGGGATACTGTTGCTGTCGGAAACTATGCCTTCAAAATCATCCACACCCCGGGACACTCACCGGGTGGCATCTGCCTATACTATAGCAATCCGGAGGATAAAAATCCCCCCGTACTGTTTTCAGGGGACACCCTTTTCAAGGAGGGCGTTGGCAGGACAGATTTTCCTGGTTGCAGCGAAAAGAAACTCATCCATGCCATTAAGGAGCGATTGTTTGTGCTGGACGAAAGAACGATTGTGTACCCTGGTCACGGGCCATCCACGACGATTGCGGAAGAAAAGAAAAATAATCCTTTTGTCACTGAGGTAACTCTCCATGGTTGA